A section of the Pristiophorus japonicus isolate sPriJap1 chromosome 4, sPriJap1.hap1, whole genome shotgun sequence genome encodes:
- the LOC139262801 gene encoding ovarian cancer G-protein coupled receptor 1-like, translating to MPERMETTGNGLDWENGTTAMNLTANVTCLIEHSIDHWLFSTTYTLVFFLGLPTNCISLYAAYKQVQRGNELGIYLFNLSLADLLYILTLPFWIDFTLHQDDWRAGAAMCQLCSFLTYTNLYVSGAFLCCISFDRYLGVVHPLRATGVRTMRAAVVISCAVWAGQSAFSLVLLIRPETADDSEHHRLCYDIYPIEPWKATLNYFRVALGFLLPLALLLAFHCRIYRSLRDNMATRDHEKRKAKQLMLSIVVGFTVCFAPYHATLLARSVMEPGDCSFARAVFIPYRLSVALVCFNCIMDPVLYCFVSETSRRDILFFALRGQDKGSGRVRRLALQDTSPIMLL from the exons ATGCCCGAAAGGATGGAAACTACAGGAAATGGGCTGGATTGGGAGAACGGGACG ACCGCAATGAACCTCACAGCGAACGTCACGTGCCTCATCGAGCATTCCATTGACCATTGGCTATTCTCGACGACCTATACCTTGGTGTTCTTCCTGGGCCTGCCGACAAACTGCATCTCCCTGTACGCGGCCTACAAACAGGTGCAGCGCGGCAACGAGCTGGGCATCTACCTCTTCAACCTGTCGCTGGCCGACCTCCTGTACATACTCACCCTGCCCTTCTGGATAGATTTCACCCTGCACCAGGACGACTGGCGGGCTGGGGCCGCCATGTGCCAGCTCTGCTCCTTCCTGACTTACACCAATCTGTATGTCAGTGGCGCCTTCTTGTGCTGCATCTCCTTTGACCGATACCTTGGGGTGGTGCACCCTCTGCGGGCGACCGGCGTCCGCACCATGCGAGCTGCCGTCGTCATAAGCTGCGCCGTCTGGGCCGGCCAATCGGCTTTCAGCCTGGTCCTGCTGATCCGGCCGGAGACGGCCGACGATTCCGAGCACCACCGGCTCTGCTACGACATCTACCCCATCGAGCCGTGGAAGGCCACGCTCAACTACTTCCGCGTCGCCCTGGGCTTCCTGCTCCCCCTGGCCCTGCTCCTGGCCTTCCACTGCCGCATCTACCGCTCGCTCAGGGACAACATGGCTACCCGGGACCACGAGAAGCGCAAGGCCAAGCAGCTGATGCTCAGCATCGTGGTGGGCTTCACCGTCTGCTTTGCCCCCTACCACGCCACGCTGCTGGCCCGCAGCGTCATGGAGCCAGGGGACTGCAGCTTCGCCAGGGCGGTCTTCATCCCCTACCGCCTGTCAGTGGCCCTCGTCTGCTTCAACTGCATCATGGACCCCGTGCTGTACTGCTTCGTGAGCGAGACCTCACGCAGGGACATCCTGTTCTTCGCCCTGCGAGGACAAGACAAAGGGAGCGGCAGAGTTCGGAGACTGGCTCTGCAGGATACGTCACCAATAATGCTACTTTGA